GTGGGCCGTAGGGGCGGGGGAGGCGGCTGGGCCCGGCGTTGGGGGTGAGACGGTGTGCCCCGGGCGGGGTGGTAGAACGCGACGGCGTACCCGGCGGGAGATGCGGCTCACAGGGGCGAGGGTACCGCAGGGGCGGGTATGAGGCGTCGGCATGGGCGGAGGCTGGTGTTGATGAGCAACATGTACATTTTGAGCGTTATTGCACATACTGAGCATCATGACCGAAATCAGTGTATCCGCCGCGCGCAGCAGGCTCGCTGACGTCATTGACGACGCCCGCGTGCACCATGCGCCCGTCTTCCTCACCCGCCGGGGCCGTCGCGTTGCGGCGGTCATCGATGCGGAGGACCTTGAGCGCCTGACCGAGGCCGCGGAGGACCTTGAGGACATCAAGGCGGCCGAAGCGGCTCGTGCGGAGGTTGCCGAGCACGGCACCATTCCCTGGGATGAGGTCAAGGCGGACCTCGGGCTGGCATGACGTACCGGATCGAGTTCAGCCCCGCAGCCGCGCGCCAGCTGCGCAAGCTGGACGGCCGAGCTCGGCTCCGGGTTCAGGCGGTGGTTGAGCTGCTGGCGCAGGAGCCTCGTCCCTCTGGGGCCAAGAAGCTGGTCGGAGGGCGGGGCGAGTGGCGCGTGCGCAGCGGCGACTACCGCATTGTCTACGAGGTCCACGATGGTGTGCTGCTGGTGCTGGTGCTCGCCGTTGAGCTCGAGCGGCTCGGCAAGCGTTGAGCGTGGCGGGCGCCGGGATCGTCTACTACGCCGGTTCGGTGTTTGCTGAAGGGCTCTGGACCCTTCAGCAGAGGTCTAACTGGCGTAGTAGACGCCGAAGAGGCGTACCCAACGGCGAATCGGCGTAGTAGACCGCGCGGTCGCGGGGACAAGGAACCGACGCCCACGTCGCCAACCACCACACCCGCCATCACGACGAGCCCCTAACCGCGTGGATCGAGTCAGCGGGCGTGCTTGTTGTTGACCAGGACTTCTCGACACCACGCATAGACGGCATGTCCCAGTGGGCCGGCGACCACGCCATCATCCTTGTCAACTCCCGGATGCCGACTGACCGGCGTCGTCTGACTCTGGCTCATGAGCTCGGCCATCTTGTAATGCACTCCCAGCACCAGGACGAAGACGTCGAGACACAGGCGAGTGCCTTTGCCGCCGAGTTCTTGATGCCCGAGCACGTCATACGCCCCCAGTTGCGTGCGCTCACCCTCGGTAGGCTTCTCGACCTCAAGCAGGAGTGGGGTGTGTCCATGCAGGCTCTTATGGAGCGGGCGCACGCCCTCGGCGCCGTCAGTGCACAGGAGCGTCAGGACTTCTATAAGCGGCTCTCGCGTCGCGGGTGGCGCAAGCAGGAGCCCGGCAGCGACACGTTGCCGCCAGAGACGCCCCGCCTGGCAGCGAGCGTCGGGAAGGCCCTTGCGGATGCCGGGCTCACCGACGCGGAAATCCGTGAACTCGTCGGTGTAGCGCCTGGCAGGCCCTCGCCCTTCATCCCCGAGGCGCGCGGCCTGCACCTGGTCGCATGACCGGTTGGCTTGTCAGCCCCGGTAGACTGGCTTGCCAACCGATGGGCTGGTGTCTGCCGCCGGGCTCTTCGGTCGACGTTGTTACTCTCACGGGTGAGGCCAGGCCTCGCGCTGGCGTGCCATGGTCGCGTGTATGGGGTTTCCGGGGGAGGGACTGAGTCATGAGGACTGTTGAGGAGATGCTTGATGAGCTAGAGAATGCCAATGGTGGTGAGGGGCCGGATCCTGTAGCGACGGTCGACGATCCTGCTCTCGCGCGAGTCGCGGTGGCGCATATGCGTGCGCGTGCCGCTGAGCACACGCTCGATGATGCCGTTATGGCGGCGCGTGAGGCCGGCCGGTCGTGGCAGGCGATCGGCGATGTGCTCGGCATGACCCGGTAGGAAGCGAACAAGCGCTTCCATGCGGCCTAAGGGGTCAGGTGTACCGCGTGATGGTGCGTGGTGTGAGGTTACTTACGGCTGCTACCCTCTCAAACCGGAAGAGCCATATATGCCTGCCCCTCCAACCGGGAGAGTCATCGGCCTTCTGCAGTGAGGCGCCATCTTTGAGCCTTTGCGGCGCGTGCGAAGTCCGGGGCGCCGCAAAGGGCAAGATGGTCGAGCAGGGCTCCGATGGTGAGTTGCGGCCTGTGCGAGGACCGCGCCTGTCGCCACAGTGCGGACATGACAGTGGAGGGAGCCAGGTCGAGTTGGTGCAAGAGGAAGACATCGGGGGTCTGAACCTCGATGTGACATGGTTTGAGGGTAGCTGGCGGGTAGTCCTTGATGTTATTGGTGACGATGACGTCGGCGCGGCCCATGATGGCGGCGGCCACGACATGGCGGTCATCCGGATCAGGGAGGCTGATGGCGGTTTCCAGTGCTTTCCAGCCGGTCACTGAGGCATCACTGAAGGCGGTGTCCATGGCTGCGGCTCGGCGTCGGATGGCGTCAGCGGGCAGTTGAGGATGAACTTCTTCAATCGCATGGACCGTCTCGGCGATGATTCGAGCGCTCCACAAGGGACGGTAGAGACCGTCCTCAGCGAGTCGCAGGAGGGTGTCGGCCAGCGTTACCGGGACAAGCACACAGGCGTCCAACATCGCCGAGAAAAGGGCCATGGCGGCGCGTCGCCTGTCAGCTCTTGCGGGCGCGTCGCAGGGCGGCTGTGTAGTCCGCTGCGGTGTCGTCGTACAGGCCGCTCTCCACCGCTTCGCGGGTCATGGCGTCCAAGGTGTCGCTGTGTTCCTGGGCTGACTGGCGCTGGTACTCGACGACGTCGGCGAGTCGGACCCGGCGGTGCCTGCTGCCTGTGGGGCGCTCGAAGGGGAGGCGGCCGGACTCCAGGAGATTGACGAGGGTGGGGCGGCTGATGCCGAGGAAGTCCGCGGCCTCCTGGGTTGTCAACATCTGGTCGACGGGCGCGACGGTAATCGCGCGGCCCTGCGACATAGCGTGGACGACGTCGCTGAGGATCCGGTAGACCTCCATTGGGAGACCGACGGTCTGACCATCAGGCCCGACAAGCACGGCCGGCTCTCTCACCTGGTCCAGGAAGCGGGACAGGTCGAGCATCGGCTCGAGGTCCTCAGGAGGCAGGGTCGTCGAGTGCGTCATTGTGGTCGTGGCGCTCATGGCACCACCTTAGCCGACGAATCGAAAAAACCGAAAGCCGGTAGGGCGTGCACTCGCCGACAGTCAGGAAGAGGACGCTCACGGCTGACTATCTCGCTCTCGGCCTGGGCAGCTGGGATGCAGACCGGGAGGGCAAGACTCTATCGTTCAAGCGGGATCTGTCCTCGCCGATAGGCTTTAGCTCACTGAGCCTTTCTCATCAGGGGAGGTTGTTGTTCAGGTTGAGGATGACTAGCGCGGTGGCGGTGATTTTGGTGATGGCCGATGGGTGGAGGGTGACTCGCTTGAGGGCCTTGAAGCTCTTGAGCAGGGCGTTGGCTGTTTCGGCGGGGGCTCGCAGGTGGGCTTGGACCTGGTTGTAGGAGCGTGTCCCGGTGTCGGGTTTGGAGCCCTTGATGGGCACCTTGATGCCGATGCCGGCACCTACGTAGCCTTTGTCCGCCAGCGTCACTGTGCCCTGGGCGGCTACCGGGTATAGGGCTGGCAGCATGTGGGTACGGGCGGCCTTGATGTCGTGGACCGAGCCGGGCTCGACCGGCGAGGTCCACACCGGATAGCCGGTTGAGTCGGTAAGCACTTGGATGTTCCCGCGTGAGGCGCCTTGTGCTTGCCCGAGTACCACAGGTGGTAGCCGGTGTCGGGGTCACGCTCGGCGACCCGGTCGGTGCGGATCAAGGTTCCGACCCCAGGCACACGAACGGCTTGCCGTTGTCCTTGAGCCGGCGTAGCACCTCGGGTAGGTCCGGCGCCTTTGAGGACACTATGCCCAGGGCCTCGCGGCTGGTACCGGTAAGCGGTGGCAGGGGACACGCCTGCGTCGCGGGCGATGCCGGCCACATCTGTGGCGTGGATCAGCCAGCGCAGCAGCATGACAGCCTGTACCCAGCTGGTGGCGGCCCGCTGCCAGGGACGCACATCATGACGACGGCGGTGGGCGGCGATCCACCGGGACACAGTCCGGGCAGTGGAAACTGGGACGCCCGTGAGTGGCACGATAGGACACCCGCGCGGGGCCTCTTTTCGGGCTTGGTTTTTTGGTCGAAACACATGCTGCCGGAAGGCTCCGCGTGCACCCACCAACGACACACCCACCTTCCCGCACCACCCCAACGATCCCAACCCCCCGCCCTCAACCCCGGTGAGAAAGACTCAGTGCCTGGCACGGCTGCGCCGACGAAGTACAGGGTGTCCGTGTATGACTAATCGAGGTAAGCGATCTGCATAATCCGAGTATGTCACCGCGGCTGTGACAAGTCCGGCCCGACATGACATTAAAGCGTCTACCAGGTACCCGGCCCCTACAGTTTCGGTCTTCCGCGGAAGACGTCGGCTGGCGAACTTGAACGTGTTCACTCACCCGGCCCCGCGTACCCCTTCCAGCAGGGGACTGGCCTGGCCGGACCAGGAGATGGCCAGTTGGTCGCGGGCGCGCGTGGCGGCCACGTACAGCAGTGAGCGCTCGCGCACCAGGATGGCGATGGACTGCGGGGCGCCCGCCCCCGAGGCGCGGTCCTCCTCGAGCCACAGGTTCAGCAGTGCCGCGGCATCATTGAGTTCGGCGGCGCCGCTCCTGCCCGGCGCGGCGTCGCGCCCGCCCAGCTCGAAGGTTTTGCGTACGGCGACGACGGTCTCGGCGCCGAGGCCGCCGTCCCGCGGCGTGGCGAGGAGGATCGGCTCTACGAGTGATCCTGCTGATGACGCGCGTGCCGAGGCGTTTCGTGGCCGGGTGTCGGATGACGGTCCAGAGGAGGTCAATGGTGAGCGCGATGAGCTCGCTGGTCCAGGGGCATCCGAGCATGCAGAGGATCAAGGTGGTAAGCAGGTGCGAGACCAAGGCAAAGAGCAGGTGGCGTAGGGCGGAAGAGAGAAGGCTCCGAGGCAATGATGTACTCATGCCTGAGTAGTGGTCGGACTGCTCCTCACTGCCGCTCGTCCGCGACAACGCGGGGATTCCAGCGGATCGCACCGTTGACAGCCAAGGTTGTGGTCAAGCGCGTGGCAGCCAGCGGTTGTGCCCGGACGATGACGGGCGACTCTGCTTTGGAGGCTGAAGATGTCGGTGGTATGCGGCAAACTTGTGCATGAGTTCGGGACGCGAAGGAGAACCCCATGACCGTAGTCCGTGTGGATGTCGCGCCCGACCTGCTGCGTTGGGCCGTCAGGCGGGCGCGCTGGGACGAGGAGACCATCCGTCGTCGTGCCCCCAAGTTCGATGACTGGATTGATGGCACCAGGCGCCCCACTCTCAAGCAGGTGGAGAAGTTCGCTTCTGACACACACACGCCCTTCGGGATGCTCTTCCTGCCTACTCCGCCGGTCGAGGAGATCCCTATCCCGGACATGCGGACCATTCGCGACGCCGGAGTCCGCGCGCCGTCCGCCGACCTGCTGGAGACGATCTACCTGTGCCAAAGGCGCCAGGACTGGTATCGCGACGACGCCCTGGAACTGGGCGCTTCCCCGCTCGGCTTCGTGGGGTCTGCAACGCTGGCGACTCGGGCGGAGGATGTCGCCGCCCGCATAAGGGAAGTGCTCCGCCTGGACGAGCGGTCCGCCTCTAACTCGGCAGCCGCGATGACGGACCTCATCAAGCGTGTTGAGACCATCGGGGTCCTGGTCATGGTCAGTGGGATCGTCGGCGCGAACACGCACCGCGGGCTCGACCCGGAGGAGTTTCGCGGATTCGTTCTGGCTGACGACATCGCTCCGCTCATCTTTGTAAACGGTGCCGATACGAAGGCCGCGCAGATCTTCACTCTCGTTCATGAGCTCGCCCACCTGTGGCTGGGACGCAGCGCTCTCTCCGACGCCACTACAGGTGCTGTGAAGGGAACGAAAGAGGAGGAGCACTGGTGCAACCAGGTTGCTGCGGAGGTGCTGGTCCCCCTCGAGTCGCTCCGTGAGGAGTGGGCAGGAAGCTACGGTGAGGACGAACTGGAGCGACTGGCCGCCCACTACAAGGTCAGCACTCTTGTGGTGCTTGCCAGGCTCCGAGAAGTTGGGCGACTGACCTGGGACGAGTTCATGTCCCGGTACGACGCCGAACGCATGCGGGTCATGGAAGTCATGCAGTCCAGTCGTAGCAGCGGTGCGGGTGGGGAGTACTACAACACTCAGTTGCGGCGTCTGGGGCGCCCATTCACCCGGGCGGTGGTCTCTTCGACCCTGGAGGGGCGGACGACGTACCGGGATGCCTACCGGATGCTGGGGACAGCGACGCACTCGACCTTCGAGGGGTTGGCAGAGAGCGTGGGCAAGCTTGATGCACCATTCCACCCGCGCGGCGGAGCGCTGAAGCTCGCCCTGAGCTAAGTCTCCCGGAGCCATGAGCCCGGGTCAGTAGCCGGCGTGGCACAGTTCGACTGTTCGCCGGAGCGCCCTGCTTTCGTGTCGGAGGCAGGTGCGACACTGTCCCGTGGTGCCCGACCCCGGCACCGCCCCGACGACGAGAACGAGGAACCCGTGACCAAAGAGACCGAGCGCGCCGAGCTCCACCGGACGATCTGGAAGGTCGCCAACGAGCTGCGCGGAAGCGTGGACGGCTGGGACTTCAAGGCCTACGTCCTGGGCTTCCTCTTCTACCGGTTCATCTCGGAGAACCTCACCGAGTACATCAACGCCGGAGAGCATGAAGCCGGTGAGCTGGAATTCGACTACGCGGCACTGGGCGACTCCGAGGTACGCGAGGCGCGCGACGACATCATCAACGAGAAGGGCTTCTTCATCGCCCCGTCGGAGCTGTTCGGCAATGTGCGCGAGCGGGCGCCGCACGATGAGAACCTCAACGAGACGCTGTCCAGGATCTTCAAGAACATCGAGCTCTCCGCCTTCGGCACCGGGGCCGAGTCGGACCTGCGTGGCCTGTTCGACGACGTCGACGTCAACTCCAACAAGCTCGGCTCCACGGTCGCCCAGCGCAACGAGAAGCTGGTGCGGATCATCAATGCCATAGGGGATCTCGACCTGTCATACGGTGACTCGACCATCGACACCTTCGGTGACGCCTACGAGTTCCTGATGACCATGTACGCCTCTTCGGCGGGCAAGAGCGGAGGGGAGTTCTTCACCCCGCAGGAGGTCAGCGAGATGCTGGCGCGCATCGCCGTGGCCGGCAAGACGAGCGTGGACCGGGTGTATGACCCGGCCTGCGGCTCAGGTTCGCTGCTGCTCCAGTTTGCCAAGGTGCTCGGCAAGGAGAACGTCCGTGGCGGGTTCTTCGGCCAGGAGATCAACCTGACCACCTACAACCTGTGCCGCATCAACATGTTCCTGCATGACATTAACTTCGCGGACTTCAACATCGCCCACGGGGACACACTGCAGCATCCGGCGCACTGGGACAACGAGCCCTTCGAGGCGATCGTCTCCAACCCGCCGTACTCGACGCACTGGATCGGCAAGGACGATCCAACCCTCATCAATGACCCGCGCTTCGCCCCCGCGGGCATCCTGGCCCCGAAGTCGAAGGCCGACCTGGCCTTCACCATGCACATGCTGTCCTGGCTGGACGTCAAGGGCACGGCGGCGATCGTCGAGTTCCCCGGTGTCCTGTACCGGGGCGGGGCGGAGCAGAAGATCCGCAAGTACCTGATCGAGAACAACTACGTGGAGGCGGTCATCCAGCTACCGCCCGACCTGTTCTTCGGCACGACGATCGGCACCTGCATCATCGTGCTCAAGAAGTCGAAGACCACCAACGATGTCTTCTTCCTCGATGCCTCTGACCAGTTCGTCCGCACCGGCAACAAGAACCATCTCGCGCCCGAGCACCGCGACTTCATTGTCGATGCCGTGGCGAAGCGTGAAGTGGCGGCGCACCGCTCTGCTGTGGTAGGCGCGGAGCAGCTTGCGGAGAACGGCTACAACCTCTCGGTGTCGGCCTACGTGGAGGCAGAAGACACACGCGAGGAGGTAGACATCGTGGCGCTGAACGCTGAGATCGCACGCATCGTGGCGCGCCAGGCCGAGCTGCGTGCCAGCATCGACGCGATCGTCGCCGACCTGGAAGGGGACGCCAAGTGAGCCGCATCGATGACCTGGTCAAGGAACTGTGCCCCGACGGAGTGGAGTACAAGCCGCTGGCGACGTTGTTCAACACGCGGAATGGCTACACGCCGCGGAAGACTGACGCCGAGGCATGGTCCGGCGATGAGGTGCCTTGGTTCAGGATGGAGGACATCCGGGCTAACGGTAGAATCCTCAGTGATTCGATGCAGCGGATATCAAAGTCTGCGGTTAAAGGTGGTCGGCTGTTTGCCGCAGATTCGATCTTGGTAGCAACATCCGCAACGATCGGAGAGCACGCGCTGATCCGGGTGCCGCATCTCTCGAACCAGAGGTTTACTTGCCTCACGTTGAAGGATGAGTATCGCAGCTGCTTCGATATCAAGTTCCTGTACTACTACTGCTTCCGCCTGGATGAGTGGTGCAAGAAGAACACTACGGTCTCGAGT
This genomic stretch from Actinomyces qiguomingii harbors:
- a CDS encoding type II toxin-antitoxin system Phd/YefM family antitoxin produces the protein MTEISVSAARSRLADVIDDARVHHAPVFLTRRGRRVAAVIDAEDLERLTEAAEDLEDIKAAEAARAEVAEHGTIPWDEVKADLGLA
- a CDS encoding type II toxin-antitoxin system RelE family toxin gives rise to the protein MTYRIEFSPAAARQLRKLDGRARLRVQAVVELLAQEPRPSGAKKLVGGRGEWRVRSGDYRIVYEVHDGVLLVLVLAVELERLGKR
- a CDS encoding ImmA/IrrE family metallo-endopeptidase, with the translated sequence MLVVDQDFSTPRIDGMSQWAGDHAIILVNSRMPTDRRRLTLAHELGHLVMHSQHQDEDVETQASAFAAEFLMPEHVIRPQLRALTLGRLLDLKQEWGVSMQALMERAHALGAVSAQERQDFYKRLSRRGWRKQEPGSDTLPPETPRLAASVGKALADAGLTDAEIRELVGVAPGRPSPFIPEARGLHLVA
- a CDS encoding PIN domain-containing protein gives rise to the protein MALFSAMLDACVLVPVTLADTLLRLAEDGLYRPLWSARIIAETVHAIEEVHPQLPADAIRRRAAAMDTAFSDASVTGWKALETAISLPDPDDRHVVAAAIMGRADVIVTNNIKDYPPATLKPCHIEVQTPDVFLLHQLDLAPSTVMSALWRQARSSHRPQLTIGALLDHLALCGAPDFARAAKAQRWRLTAEGR
- a CDS encoding helix-turn-helix domain-containing protein encodes the protein MSATTTMTHSTTLPPEDLEPMLDLSRFLDQVREPAVLVGPDGQTVGLPMEVYRILSDVVHAMSQGRAITVAPVDQMLTTQEAADFLGISRPTLVNLLESGRLPFERPTGSRHRRVRLADVVEYQRQSAQEHSDTLDAMTREAVESGLYDDTAADYTAALRRARKS
- a CDS encoding ImmA/IrrE family metallo-endopeptidase, yielding MTVVRVDVAPDLLRWAVRRARWDEETIRRRAPKFDDWIDGTRRPTLKQVEKFASDTHTPFGMLFLPTPPVEEIPIPDMRTIRDAGVRAPSADLLETIYLCQRRQDWYRDDALELGASPLGFVGSATLATRAEDVAARIREVLRLDERSASNSAAAMTDLIKRVETIGVLVMVSGIVGANTHRGLDPEEFRGFVLADDIAPLIFVNGADTKAAQIFTLVHELAHLWLGRSALSDATTGAVKGTKEEEHWCNQVAAEVLVPLESLREEWAGSYGEDELERLAAHYKVSTLVVLARLREVGRLTWDEFMSRYDAERMRVMEVMQSSRSSGAGGEYYNTQLRRLGRPFTRAVVSSTLEGRTTYRDAYRMLGTATHSTFEGLAESVGKLDAPFHPRGGALKLALS
- a CDS encoding type I restriction-modification system subunit M; the encoded protein is MTKETERAELHRTIWKVANELRGSVDGWDFKAYVLGFLFYRFISENLTEYINAGEHEAGELEFDYAALGDSEVREARDDIINEKGFFIAPSELFGNVRERAPHDENLNETLSRIFKNIELSAFGTGAESDLRGLFDDVDVNSNKLGSTVAQRNEKLVRIINAIGDLDLSYGDSTIDTFGDAYEFLMTMYASSAGKSGGEFFTPQEVSEMLARIAVAGKTSVDRVYDPACGSGSLLLQFAKVLGKENVRGGFFGQEINLTTYNLCRINMFLHDINFADFNIAHGDTLQHPAHWDNEPFEAIVSNPPYSTHWIGKDDPTLINDPRFAPAGILAPKSKADLAFTMHMLSWLDVKGTAAIVEFPGVLYRGGAEQKIRKYLIENNYVEAVIQLPPDLFFGTTIGTCIIVLKKSKTTNDVFFLDASDQFVRTGNKNHLAPEHRDFIVDAVAKREVAAHRSAVVGAEQLAENGYNLSVSAYVEAEDTREEVDIVALNAEIARIVARQAELRASIDAIVADLEGDAK